In Antechinus flavipes isolate AdamAnt ecotype Samford, QLD, Australia chromosome 3, AdamAnt_v2, whole genome shotgun sequence, a genomic segment contains:
- the LOC127557584 gene encoding olfactory receptor 5B12-like translates to MADGLFQGQKMTNCTRVPGFILQGFSVIPELQSFSAAIFLFIYIFSVLGNISIIKAVNLDSHLHTPMYFFLKHLSFIDMCSTTTTLPRALFAALAGSEFISLPACAVQLFGFVFCGATECFLITSMAYDRCLAIYQPLTYGTTMTPEFCCVLVVVAWVSGLLFSSFHTVNTFTLSFRDSTVEHFFCDIPPLLRLSCTDPHKHEAAGFIVSGCVIMSCFALTVLSYIRILATVARIKSTQGRQKAFSTCSSHLITVVLFYGTGSSAYMRPANGYSPLQGRLAAIFYSILTPTLNPIIYSMRNRDMKAALRKLYIRRP, encoded by the coding sequence ATGGCTGATGGACTTTTCCAAGGACAGAAAATGACCAATTGCACTAGGGTTCCGGGATTCATTCTCCAGGGCTTCTCAGTCATTCCTGAGCTGCAAAGTTTTAGtgctgccattttccttttcatctacATATTCTCTGTGCTTGGAAACATCTCCATCATCAAAGCAGTGAATCTGGATTCTCATCTACACACACCCATGTACTTTTTCCTCAAGCATCTATCATTCATTGACATGTGTTCCACCACCACCACGCTGCCCCGGGCGCTCTTTGCTGCCCTGGCCGGCTCAGAATTCATCTCTCTCCCAGCATGTGCAGTTCaactttttggttttgtcttcTGTGGGGCCACTGAGTGTTTTCTCATCACCTCCATGGCCTATGACCGCTGTCTGGCCATCTACCAGCCCCTGACCTATGGGACCACTATGACCCCAGAGTTCTGCTGTGTGCTGGTGGTTGTGGCCTGGGTGAGTGGACTCCTCTTTTCGTCCTTCCACACAGTCAACACCTTCACCCTGTCTTTCCGTGATTCCACAGTAGAACATTTCTTCTGTGACATCCCTCCACTCCTCCGATTGTCCTGCACTGATCCTCACAAACATGAGGCAGCTGGCTTTATCGTCAGTGGCTGTGTCATCATGAGCTGCTTTGCACTTACTGTCCTGTCCTACATCCGGATCCTAGCCACCGTGGCCCGTATCAAATCCACACAGGGTCGCCAGAAGGCCTTCTCCACTTGTTCCTCCCACCTCATCACAGTAGTACTCTTTTATGGGACTGGCAGTTCAGCTTACATGAGACCTGCGAATGGCTACTCCCCACTTCAAGGGCGCCTCGCTGCCATATTTTACTCCATCCTCACCCCTACCTTAAACCCTATTATTTATAGTATGAGGAACAGAGATATGAAGGCAGCCCTAAGGAAACTTTACATTCGTAGACCATGA